The Fictibacillus arsenicus genome contains a region encoding:
- a CDS encoding competence protein ComK — translation MKLTMTHEKVKDYEINGDTMAIVPFINVKGAVCSEVYEREAVILVEKKPFRIIKDNCLYYGGSYDGKKEAARINMGKMCFAPIMIDSKLDLYFFPIQSPRNDTCIWLAQPHIRRIDRTGHKRASVIFSNGMDLPIANTRASLVGKLHRAAQYRSVLVNRTNDRERERERERDRDPVLT, via the coding sequence ATGAAATTAACAATGACGCATGAGAAGGTTAAGGATTACGAGATCAACGGTGACACAATGGCGATCGTTCCATTTATCAATGTGAAAGGTGCTGTGTGTTCGGAAGTCTATGAACGTGAAGCAGTAATCCTGGTCGAAAAGAAACCTTTTCGCATCATCAAAGATAACTGCCTATATTATGGTGGTTCCTATGATGGAAAGAAGGAAGCAGCACGCATTAATATGGGTAAGATGTGCTTTGCTCCCATCATGATCGACTCAAAACTTGACCTGTATTTTTTTCCAATCCAATCACCACGAAATGATACCTGCATATGGCTTGCACAGCCGCACATCCGAAGAATTGATAGGACTGGTCATAAGCGTGCCAGCGTTATTTTTTCAAACGGCATGGATCTGCCCATCGCTAACACCCGCGCTTCCTTAGTAGGAAAACTCCATCGAGCAGCTCAATACAGAAGTGTTCTTGTTAATCGAACAAATGACAGAGAACGAGAACGAGAAAGAGAAAGAGATCGTGACCCGGTCCTTACATAG
- a CDS encoding VOC family protein: MKLGAFSVSLSVKDIRKSKEFYENLGFKTLGGDMDQNWLILKNESCVIGLFQGMFEKNILTFNPGWNGNAENLDSFTDVRELQKQLKEKGVKILTEADETGEGPAHFTIEDPDGNPILIDQHR; the protein is encoded by the coding sequence ATGAAACTAGGTGCATTTTCTGTAAGTTTAAGTGTAAAAGACATTCGGAAATCAAAAGAATTTTATGAGAATCTTGGATTTAAAACGTTAGGCGGAGACATGGATCAAAACTGGCTTATCTTGAAGAATGAAAGCTGTGTGATCGGTCTGTTTCAGGGCATGTTTGAAAAGAACATTCTAACGTTCAATCCGGGTTGGAATGGAAATGCCGAAAACCTCGATTCGTTTACAGATGTTCGAGAGCTTCAGAAGCAGCTCAAAGAAAAAGGGGTTAAAATACTGACTGAAGCAGATGAAACAGGCGAAGGGCCAGCACATTTTACAATAGAAGATCCAGATGGGAATCCAATTCTTATCGACCAGCATAGATAA
- a CDS encoding GNAT family N-acetyltransferase: protein MGKEFPVIETERLILREVTTDDDKDIFTYLSDQDVMKHMGLKPYQTVKDVWEEIRWYQTIREEGSGIRWGITRKDSGKVIGSCGFLNRVSKHFRAEVGFELSKDHWGQGITGEALQAVVKYGFQNLELERIEALIEPANLPSQKLVEKQGFVREGLLRHYEFTCGKFDDLYMYSILKADVMYT, encoded by the coding sequence ATGGGTAAAGAGTTTCCAGTCATTGAAACAGAGAGATTGATTTTGCGAGAAGTTACAACGGATGATGATAAAGATATTTTTACATACTTATCAGATCAGGATGTTATGAAACATATGGGGTTAAAACCATATCAGACTGTAAAAGATGTATGGGAAGAAATCAGGTGGTATCAAACCATCCGCGAAGAAGGTTCAGGAATTAGATGGGGAATTACGCGAAAGGATTCTGGCAAGGTTATTGGAAGCTGCGGTTTTCTGAACAGAGTTTCTAAACATTTTCGAGCTGAAGTTGGATTTGAGTTGAGCAAGGATCACTGGGGACAAGGGATAACGGGTGAAGCGCTGCAAGCTGTGGTTAAGTATGGTTTTCAAAACCTTGAGCTCGAACGAATCGAGGCTTTGATCGAACCGGCTAACTTGCCCTCACAAAAATTAGTGGAGAAGCAAGGTTTTGTAAGGGAGGGACTGCTGAGACATTATGAATTCACGTGTGGTAAATTTGATGACTTGTATATGTATTCCATCTTAAAAGCAGATGTGATGTATACTTGA
- a CDS encoding GNAT family N-acetyltransferase, whose product MAFQLKTERLDLNMWEESDSPWIRKLVGERGVDMSTLEATRSSIIEMRKKAVENGISLLTIRRRDEGDFIGYCGLIIGRSTLEEPEIAYELFRSAHGKGYATEAASAVLDAAIATGRHRLWSTVGAWNVASFRVLEKIGFKRHHSTWEDEKGEIVWNVRDL is encoded by the coding sequence ATGGCGTTCCAGCTGAAAACCGAACGACTTGACCTGAATATGTGGGAGGAATCCGATTCACCCTGGATCAGAAAACTAGTTGGCGAACGTGGTGTGGATATGTCGACTCTTGAAGCCACCCGTAGCTCGATTATCGAGATGCGCAAGAAAGCAGTCGAAAATGGCATTTCTCTTCTCACTATTCGCCGCCGAGACGAAGGCGATTTCATCGGATACTGTGGCTTGATTATCGGTCGTTCCACACTTGAAGAGCCGGAGATCGCATATGAGCTGTTCCGAAGCGCTCACGGTAAAGGTTATGCGACCGAGGCAGCATCCGCGGTCCTGGACGCTGCGATTGCTACCGGGCGCCACAGGCTTTGGTCGACTGTAGGCGCTTGGAATGTTGCTTCCTTCCGAGTGCTAGAAAAAATAGGATTTAAGCGGCACCACAGCACGTGGGAGGACGAGAAAGGCGAGATAGTTTGGAACGTACGCGATCTTTAG
- a CDS encoding GNAT family N-acetyltransferase encodes MSYRDKELTIRPITHEDLPKLWELIYKEESPEWKKWDAPYYEHKSLPFEKFMEQQEKYVHSESRWAIAVNEEVIGTVSYYWEHKPSNWLEMGIGIYDPAFWSGGYGTRALRLWIHHLFTTMPLVRVGYTTWSGNERMIKVGEKFGMTMEARLRKCRYYNGEYYDSIRMGLLREEWEESQCF; translated from the coding sequence ATGTCTTACCGCGATAAAGAATTAACGATTAGACCCATAACTCACGAGGACTTACCAAAACTATGGGAACTGATCTATAAAGAAGAATCGCCTGAATGGAAAAAGTGGGATGCTCCTTACTACGAGCATAAGTCTCTTCCTTTTGAAAAGTTCATGGAGCAACAAGAAAAGTACGTCCATTCAGAAAGCCGCTGGGCGATCGCAGTAAATGAAGAAGTCATCGGAACGGTAAGCTACTATTGGGAGCACAAACCTTCTAACTGGCTTGAGATGGGGATCGGGATTTATGATCCTGCGTTCTGGAGCGGCGGCTACGGTACCAGAGCTCTTCGTCTTTGGATCCATCATTTGTTTACAACCATGCCGCTCGTTCGGGTTGGTTATACGACGTGGTCTGGGAACGAAAGAATGATAAAAGTTGGGGAAAAATTCGGAATGACAATGGAAGCGAGACTCCGAAAGTGCCGGTATTATAATGGCGAATACTATGATTCTATTAGGATGGGTCTGCTTCGAGAAGAGTGGGAGGAAAGCCAGTGTTTCTAA
- a CDS encoding GNAT family N-acetyltransferase has translation MFLKTERLLIRNFEENDWKAVHEYTSDHNVMKYIPEGVLSEENTKEFVNKNRSGDPEQFAVILIEENTLIGHIAFHKYFGDHTYEIGWVFNSKYFNKGYASEAAKAVLKYGFEDLNLHRIIATCQPENPPSYRVMEKIGMRREGYFKKCIPHGNEWWDEYSYSILEEEWK, from the coding sequence GTGTTTCTAAAAACAGAGAGATTATTAATCAGAAACTTTGAAGAAAATGATTGGAAAGCTGTTCATGAGTATACTTCTGATCACAATGTCATGAAATACATCCCTGAAGGAGTTCTTTCAGAAGAGAACACAAAGGAATTTGTAAATAAAAATCGGAGTGGAGATCCAGAGCAGTTCGCTGTGATACTGATCGAGGAAAACACTCTGATTGGACACATCGCATTCCATAAGTATTTCGGTGATCATACGTACGAGATTGGCTGGGTGTTTAATTCTAAATACTTCAATAAAGGTTATGCATCAGAAGCAGCCAAAGCAGTATTGAAATATGGATTTGAAGATTTGAACTTGCATCGGATTATAGCAACCTGTCAGCCCGAGAATCCTCCATCTTACCGCGTGATGGAGAAGATAGGTATGAGAAGAGAAGGTTATTTCAAAAAGTGCATTCCACATGGTAATGAATGGTGGGATGAATATTCCTACTCTATTTTAGAAGAAGAATGGAAATAA
- a CDS encoding STAS domain-containing protein has protein sequence MELKKEAFVKVGQALVEQAPLLSNKILTQRFDRHPQMSGLPHDRKQSSAYIQEFIKLLGSTLTLEGDQAEIVLMNWSEQTAFYAVDYGQSLDVAMQPLPFIRKEILILIEELAETEAFSVLDVMSVIKNIDINLDFASHTFSETYVKNHQMIVNEKNQALHELSGPIVPLFDGIGVLPLIGEIDHERAEILQITTLERCVENKIFSLVIDLSGVHTLTPEVLQSIFLLIDSLRLLGVRVIVTGIRPEIALTASSFGINMREVQTNGNLKQALSALGYGKLIDNKNRPPVLR, from the coding sequence ATGGAACTTAAAAAAGAAGCGTTTGTAAAAGTCGGACAGGCTTTAGTAGAACAAGCACCCCTTTTATCTAATAAAATCTTAACTCAGCGTTTTGACAGGCACCCGCAAATGTCAGGTCTGCCTCATGATCGGAAACAATCTTCGGCTTATATTCAGGAATTTATCAAGCTCCTCGGATCAACCTTAACACTCGAAGGTGATCAGGCTGAAATTGTATTGATGAATTGGTCAGAACAAACTGCATTTTATGCCGTAGATTATGGACAATCACTGGATGTAGCCATGCAGCCGCTTCCTTTTATTAGAAAAGAAATACTAATTTTAATAGAAGAGCTTGCTGAAACAGAAGCCTTTTCTGTCCTTGATGTTATGAGTGTTATCAAAAACATTGATATTAACCTAGACTTTGCGTCACATACATTTAGTGAAACGTATGTGAAAAATCATCAGATGATCGTCAATGAAAAAAATCAAGCACTTCATGAGTTATCAGGACCAATCGTTCCTCTATTTGATGGAATAGGTGTCCTGCCATTAATCGGTGAAATTGACCATGAGCGAGCAGAGATTCTCCAGATAACAACGCTGGAGCGGTGTGTGGAAAATAAAATATTCTCACTTGTGATCGACTTGTCAGGGGTTCACACCTTAACACCTGAAGTGCTTCAAAGTATATTCTTACTGATCGATTCGTTGCGCCTTCTCGGTGTACGGGTCATCGTCACCGGAATCCGTCCGGAGATTGCGTTAACTGCTTCTTCGTTCGGAATAAATATGCGCGAAGTCCAGACCAATGGGAATCTAAAGCAAGCCTTATCTGCCTTAGGCTATGGGAAATTGATTGATAACAAAAACAGACCACCAGTCCTGCGTTGA
- a CDS encoding antibiotic biosynthesis monooxygenase family protein, with amino-acid sequence MILEAVMLQVKQGMEEEYEAAFYKASKIISSMKGYISHELQRCMEVKGKYLLLVKWESLEDHTVGFRQSIEYQAWKEQLHHFYDPFPIVEHFKSVNLS; translated from the coding sequence ATGATACTGGAAGCTGTTATGCTACAAGTTAAACAAGGAATGGAAGAAGAATATGAAGCAGCCTTTTATAAGGCTTCTAAGATTATTTCATCAATGAAAGGTTACATATCTCATGAACTACAACGATGTATGGAGGTAAAAGGGAAGTATTTACTTTTAGTTAAATGGGAGAGTTTAGAAGATCACACAGTAGGTTTTAGACAATCAATCGAATACCAGGCGTGGAAAGAACAGCTCCATCACTTTTATGATCCATTCCCGATAGTAGAACATTTTAAATCAGTTAATCTTTCGTAA
- a CDS encoding acetamidase/formamidase family protein, with product MAHYSIHPDRATLHGSFSMDYEPVLPIDSGDTVRFSTLEAAWGLEPFSGKGVRKKFEPRERPRDGGHALCGPVKIRGAEAGMTLEIKINEILPGSWGWNSAGGFPHPVNIALGIAEGEEYHLNWKLDSDSMVGVSDKGHKVALRPFMGIMGMPPNEPGIHSTTPPRFCGGNIDCKELIAGSTLYLPIPVSGGLFSVGDGHAVQGDGEVGCPALECPMDVVDLTLSVREDMKLSMPRAKTPAGWITMGFHEDLNEATTIALDGMLNLMYELFEYERKEALALASLVVDLRVTQIVNGVRGVHAVLPHGAIR from the coding sequence ATGGCACACTATTCTATTCATCCTGATCGTGCAACCTTACACGGCTCCTTCTCTATGGATTACGAACCTGTACTCCCGATTGATTCTGGAGACACCGTTCGTTTCAGTACGCTTGAAGCAGCATGGGGATTAGAGCCCTTTTCAGGTAAAGGCGTTCGTAAAAAGTTCGAACCGAGAGAGCGGCCTCGCGATGGTGGTCATGCTTTATGCGGTCCTGTAAAAATAAGAGGTGCAGAAGCCGGCATGACACTTGAGATTAAAATCAATGAGATTCTGCCTGGTTCATGGGGGTGGAATAGTGCCGGAGGATTTCCGCACCCCGTTAATATAGCTTTAGGTATCGCAGAAGGTGAAGAATATCATCTGAATTGGAAATTAGATTCAGATTCCATGGTAGGAGTTAGTGATAAAGGACATAAGGTGGCATTGCGTCCTTTTATGGGAATCATGGGTATGCCGCCAAATGAACCTGGGATTCACAGTACGACTCCGCCTCGTTTTTGTGGCGGAAACATCGATTGTAAGGAATTGATCGCAGGAAGTACGTTGTATCTTCCTATACCGGTATCAGGAGGACTCTTCTCTGTTGGAGATGGCCATGCGGTTCAAGGGGATGGGGAAGTAGGGTGTCCTGCGCTTGAGTGTCCAATGGATGTCGTAGACTTAACTCTATCAGTCCGTGAAGATATGAAACTATCGATGCCTCGGGCGAAAACACCAGCTGGATGGATCACGATGGGCTTTCATGAAGATCTGAACGAAGCGACTACAATTGCTCTAGACGGTATGCTAAACCTCATGTATGAATTGTTCGAATACGAACGAAAAGAAGCACTGGCTCTAGCCAGTCTTGTCGTAGATTTAAGGGTTACGCAGATCGTCAATGGAGTTCGAGGAGTACATGCTGTACTGCCTCATGGTGCAATAAGATAA
- a CDS encoding spore germination protein translates to MKRKQSKAEDQQKAIEKEAQTNSFIFTGDLSIDLERIRTEIGHNGDVHIREFKIGILHTRAALIFIDGLADTDLINNNILRSLMSDDEQDCQNRDIETSTRERLSAHMLLIGKVSETSNIPSFNTAILAGSAGLLVEGTAIGFVLDVAKAKTRNIEEPLSESLVRGPRVGFVEQLTDNTALLRNLSKTQDLAINTFKVGTKIKKDLAVVYMRDIVDPQLLEEVIQRIHTINIDDLPESGYVEQLIEDNQFSPFPQIQNTERPDRVMGAILEGRVGILLDGTPFALILPVTFNMLLQSPEDYYERWISGTLIRMLRYLAAFIALFGPSLYIAFSSFHQGLIPTKLAISIAASREGVPFPPLIEALIMEISIEILREAGLRLPKPVGQSLGIVGGLIVGEAAVQAGIVSPIMVIVVAVTAISSFTLPHYSIGITIRFLRFIVMLFSAVYGLYGVVLFVLLLCTHLVKLKSFNVPYLSPAVPYQLSDLKDFLIRAPLSMMKRRPKLMHTQDSKRK, encoded by the coding sequence ATGAAGAGAAAACAATCCAAGGCAGAAGATCAACAAAAGGCTATAGAGAAAGAAGCACAAACAAACTCCTTCATTTTTACCGGTGACCTTTCGATTGATCTTGAGAGGATACGCACTGAGATCGGACATAATGGTGACGTTCATATCCGAGAGTTTAAGATTGGCATACTACATACACGGGCTGCGCTCATCTTTATCGACGGGTTGGCGGATACAGATTTAATTAACAATAATATCCTCCGCAGTTTGATGTCTGATGATGAACAAGATTGTCAGAATCGTGATATCGAAACCTCAACAAGGGAACGATTGAGTGCTCATATGTTATTGATCGGAAAAGTAAGTGAGACTTCCAACATACCAAGCTTCAACACTGCTATTTTGGCTGGGTCCGCCGGTCTTCTCGTAGAAGGAACAGCAATAGGTTTTGTGCTTGATGTGGCAAAAGCGAAAACGAGGAATATCGAAGAACCCCTGTCAGAGTCATTAGTCCGAGGACCGAGAGTTGGATTTGTTGAACAATTAACGGATAATACGGCCTTGTTAAGGAATCTATCCAAAACACAAGACCTCGCGATTAATACGTTTAAAGTCGGCACGAAAATAAAAAAAGATTTAGCCGTTGTTTACATGAGGGACATCGTTGATCCACAGCTTTTAGAAGAAGTCATACAGCGAATTCATACAATCAATATCGATGACTTGCCAGAGTCTGGGTATGTGGAACAATTGATAGAAGATAATCAATTCAGTCCATTTCCACAGATTCAGAACACCGAACGTCCTGATCGTGTCATGGGCGCAATCCTTGAAGGACGTGTTGGTATATTGTTGGATGGCACTCCGTTTGCGTTGATTCTGCCAGTGACTTTTAACATGCTGTTACAGTCACCGGAAGATTATTACGAGCGGTGGATTTCTGGAACATTGATTCGGATGCTGCGTTATTTGGCTGCTTTTATCGCGTTGTTCGGTCCTTCCCTCTATATTGCTTTTAGTTCGTTCCATCAAGGATTGATTCCGACAAAGCTTGCCATTTCGATTGCAGCTAGTCGAGAAGGTGTCCCCTTTCCTCCTTTGATCGAAGCCTTGATCATGGAGATATCGATCGAAATTTTACGTGAAGCAGGGTTACGACTTCCAAAGCCAGTCGGACAATCCCTTGGAATCGTTGGCGGCTTGATCGTCGGCGAAGCAGCGGTGCAGGCTGGCATCGTCAGTCCCATCATGGTCATCGTGGTGGCGGTTACAGCCATCTCTTCCTTTACCCTGCCACACTACAGCATTGGGATCACGATACGTTTCCTCAGGTTCATCGTCATGTTGTTCTCTGCGGTATATGGCCTTTATGGCGTTGTTTTGTTCGTCCTGTTATTATGCACACACCTCGTTAAACTAAAGAGCTTTAACGTACCTTATTTAAGCCCGGCAGTTCCATATCAGTTAAGCGATCTAAAGGATTTTCTAATCCGTGCGCCACTATCTATGATGAAACGCCGCCCAAAACTGATGCATACCCAAGACAGTAAGAGAAAGTAA
- a CDS encoding GerAB/ArcD/ProY family transporter — translation MTKQKFDQITTPQTVVIISNFILGIGILTLPRTVTEKVKTPDGWITIILGGIIALVVAIIMVKLAERFPGKSIFQYSNEITGKVIGSVVSLCIILYYLTLSSFELRAMSETTRLFLLEGTPNWAIILPFIWVGLYLITGGINPIARMFEIIFPVTILFFLLVMFLGIKVFDINNLRPVMGMGVMPVMKGLTTTSLSFVGFEIILIIYMYMKEPGRALKATVIGLSISLVFYCVTFVMVIGSLSIDGAVTQTWPVLTFIRSFEISGFFVERFDSLLLVIWIMQLFTTFTVCYYAAALGLSHLFKKKIDLFIYGLAPLIYIVSMMPKNINEMFQMGSMIGNFTLYFFSCVPILLLLITLVRGKKS, via the coding sequence ATGACTAAACAAAAATTTGATCAGATTACTACTCCACAAACGGTCGTGATCATTAGCAATTTTATTTTAGGAATAGGTATATTGACACTGCCAAGAACGGTAACAGAAAAAGTCAAAACTCCTGATGGCTGGATTACGATCATACTCGGCGGAATCATCGCGCTCGTCGTTGCCATCATCATGGTCAAACTGGCTGAACGATTTCCGGGAAAAAGCATCTTTCAGTACAGCAACGAAATTACAGGAAAAGTAATTGGTTCTGTCGTCAGTTTATGTATCATCCTCTATTACCTTACACTCTCCAGCTTCGAACTTAGAGCGATGTCAGAAACAACACGTCTTTTCTTATTAGAAGGAACACCGAACTGGGCGATTATTCTTCCCTTTATTTGGGTCGGACTTTATCTGATCACCGGTGGCATCAACCCGATTGCGAGAATGTTTGAAATCATCTTTCCAGTCACCATTCTTTTCTTTCTTCTCGTCATGTTTTTAGGAATCAAAGTCTTTGACATTAACAATCTGCGTCCTGTAATGGGAATGGGTGTAATGCCTGTTATGAAAGGATTGACCACCACTTCTTTATCGTTTGTTGGGTTTGAGATCATCTTGATTATCTATATGTATATGAAAGAACCTGGTCGTGCCTTAAAAGCGACAGTAATCGGTTTAAGCATCTCTCTTGTCTTCTATTGTGTCACTTTTGTAATGGTTATCGGATCATTATCCATCGATGGTGCCGTGACTCAAACATGGCCGGTCTTAACCTTTATCAGAAGTTTCGAGATATCAGGTTTTTTCGTAGAACGGTTTGACTCCCTTCTTCTCGTCATTTGGATAATGCAGCTGTTTACCACTTTTACAGTTTGTTACTATGCTGCTGCTCTCGGCTTATCGCACCTCTTTAAAAAGAAGATCGACCTTTTTATTTATGGGCTTGCTCCCTTGATCTATATCGTTTCCATGATGCCAAAAAACATTAACGAGATGTTTCAGATGGGATCGATGATCGGCAATTTTACGCTTTACTTTTTTAGCTGTGTCCCTATCCTGCTGCTGCTCATCACATTAGTGCGAGGGAAAAAATCATGA
- a CDS encoding metallophosphoesterase family protein, with product MSSKQVNRRDFIKIGGASTLALTIGSLGDTTSLFTKAAHADSHEEKVLRFHSNGKFKVVQFNDTQDDERIDRRTLELMGKVLDAEKPDFVVLNGDNITGGCDTPLEMKQAMNNIAQPMEKRGIKWAVTFGNHDEDSTQKSGIDESEMLNFYRSYKHNLNDKGANIKGTGNMNLLIWDAQAKKAVFNLWLLDSGRYAPKTIAGQDFEGYPTWDWLRFDQVSWYNETSQRIENRFGYKVPSLMFIHIPLWEHRYMWYASVDSRTEADHSRALEKHQITGERNEDECPGPFNSGLFSAMQHRGDVKGVFCGHDHINTYAGNYYGIMLGYSGSTGFGAYGLSGAEKNRLRGARVFNLDLNNENVLSDTHMVFAKDYGIDLTANDQSIDPAPIEEKEKVRI from the coding sequence ATGAGTTCAAAACAAGTAAATCGTCGTGATTTTATTAAGATTGGCGGAGCGAGTACGCTTGCGTTAACAATCGGCTCGCTTGGTGACACGACGTCACTCTTTACCAAAGCAGCACATGCTGATAGTCATGAAGAAAAGGTTCTTCGATTCCATTCAAACGGTAAGTTCAAGGTCGTTCAGTTCAATGATACTCAAGATGATGAACGCATTGACCGCCGTACATTAGAGCTTATGGGAAAAGTGCTGGATGCAGAGAAACCTGACTTCGTTGTATTGAATGGTGACAATATTACTGGCGGATGTGATACACCTCTTGAGATGAAGCAGGCGATGAACAATATTGCCCAGCCTATGGAAAAGCGCGGGATCAAGTGGGCCGTTACGTTTGGCAACCACGATGAGGATTCTACGCAAAAAAGCGGTATTGATGAAAGTGAAATGCTGAATTTTTATCGTTCGTACAAACATAATTTGAACGATAAAGGAGCAAATATTAAAGGAACAGGCAACATGAACCTGCTCATTTGGGATGCACAGGCAAAGAAAGCAGTGTTCAACTTATGGCTATTGGACTCAGGAAGATATGCACCTAAAACGATTGCCGGACAAGACTTTGAAGGTTATCCGACATGGGACTGGCTTCGATTTGACCAAGTAAGCTGGTATAATGAAACGTCCCAAAGAATTGAGAACAGGTTTGGATATAAAGTGCCTTCCCTCATGTTCATACATATTCCGTTATGGGAGCACCGTTATATGTGGTATGCGAGCGTTGACAGCCGGACGGAAGCGGATCATTCCCGAGCATTAGAAAAGCATCAGATCACGGGTGAAAGAAACGAAGATGAGTGTCCGGGACCTTTCAACAGCGGGTTGTTTTCGGCCATGCAGCATAGAGGAGACGTAAAAGGAGTCTTCTGTGGACATGACCATATCAATACGTATGCTGGAAACTATTACGGCATCATGCTCGGTTATAGCGGAAGCACAGGATTTGGCGCATACGGACTCTCAGGTGCTGAGAAGAACAGACTTCGCGGGGCAAGAGTGTTCAATCTCGATTTGAATAACGAGAATGTTCTATCTGATACGCACATGGTGTTCGCCAAGGATTATGGGATCGACCTGACAGCTAATGATCAGAGTATAGATCCAGCACCGATTGAAGAAAAAGAAAAGGTAAGAATATAA
- a CDS encoding histidine phosphatase family protein has translation MIYVVRHGQTDLNKEGRLQGRFGLPLNDQGIEQAEALKMELTDITFDYVFSSPQERAVQTAEFATGKRAVVDSRLDVFDLGEADRLKKEEVKMAGLIPDASVYEGVEDIHSFMERVFSFMEELEENPNFVNKNILISGHRCTTGAIGAYINGMPEDQNILRYSSDNGKYKMYDLNRVSQVIR, from the coding sequence ATGATTTATGTTGTTCGGCACGGCCAAACGGATTTGAACAAAGAAGGAAGATTGCAAGGCAGATTTGGACTGCCTTTGAACGATCAAGGTATCGAGCAGGCTGAAGCGTTAAAAATGGAGCTTACCGATATAACGTTCGATTATGTTTTTTCATCACCACAAGAGAGAGCCGTTCAGACAGCTGAGTTCGCTACGGGTAAAAGGGCTGTCGTTGATTCGAGACTTGATGTGTTTGATCTTGGGGAAGCGGACAGATTGAAGAAAGAAGAAGTGAAGATGGCTGGATTGATCCCTGATGCATCGGTCTATGAAGGGGTAGAAGACATACATAGTTTTATGGAAAGAGTATTTTCATTTATGGAAGAGCTTGAGGAAAATCCGAACTTTGTTAATAAAAATATTCTGATCTCAGGACACAGATGTACGACGGGTGCAATCGGGGCTTATATCAATGGAATGCCAGAAGACCAAAACATTCTCAGATACTCTTCCGATAATGGAAAGTATAAGATGTATGATTTGAATCGAGTGAGCCAGGTAATAAGGTAA
- a CDS encoding aminoglycoside phosphotransferase family protein, whose product MNIKEIIQELTDKNILNHEITKVDQLSGGTTSKLYLLRENRNNKRVVKINEPHVLEAESFFLTCYKDVVLLPELLYTDPSYRYIVYSFVEGSVNYNRNQKQELLQSLVKKFINHYKPVSEPAGWGWADELTDSWQSFLLSRAIESSTILKPYLEKEDHDLILKLLKSPNRNSEFTQPYLLHGDCGVHNFIFTEEKLTGVIDPTLVFGEPIYDLIYAFCSSPDDLTKETISSATSLLQTYENKNDRLLHEEVLIGLYFRMATCVRHHPEDFEEYLKAWDYWKHVVKAASLKK is encoded by the coding sequence ATGAACATTAAGGAGATTATTCAAGAGTTAACAGATAAGAACATACTTAACCATGAAATCACAAAAGTGGATCAGCTAAGCGGCGGGACAACGAGCAAGTTATATTTGCTTCGCGAAAATAGAAACAATAAACGGGTCGTCAAGATAAACGAACCACATGTTCTAGAGGCAGAGTCGTTCTTCTTAACCTGCTATAAAGATGTAGTTCTATTGCCTGAGCTTCTTTATACAGACCCTTCTTACCGCTATATCGTTTATTCTTTTGTGGAAGGATCTGTGAATTATAATCGAAATCAGAAACAAGAACTGCTTCAATCGCTTGTAAAAAAATTCATAAACCACTACAAACCAGTCTCAGAACCTGCCGGCTGGGGCTGGGCAGATGAACTCACCGATTCATGGCAAAGTTTTTTACTAAGCAGAGCCATCGAGTCATCAACGATATTGAAACCGTATCTTGAAAAAGAAGATCATGACCTTATTCTTAAGCTTTTGAAAAGCCCGAACAGGAATAGCGAGTTCACACAACCTTACTTATTGCACGGTGATTGCGGTGTACATAATTTTATATTTACAGAAGAGAAACTGACTGGGGTGATCGATCCGACTCTTGTATTCGGTGAGCCGATTTACGACCTCATCTACGCGTTTTGTTCTTCACCGGATGATTTAACAAAAGAAACGATCAGCTCGGCTACGAGTCTTTTACAAACATACGAAAACAAGAATGATAGACTTTTGCACGAGGAAGTTCTAATTGGTCTGTATTTCAGAATGGCAACATGTGTCCGGCATCATCCTGAAGATTTTGAGGAATATCTTAAAGCTTGGGATTATTGGAAGCACGTTGTCAAAGCGGCTTCCTTGAAAAAATAG